From Pulveribacter suum, a single genomic window includes:
- a CDS encoding YhbY family RNA-binding protein, with amino-acid sequence MPQIELTTAERREHRADAHHLQPVVLVGADGLTPAVRKEIDAALNAHGLIKVRVFGDDRAAREAMYQQLADELNAAPIQHIGKLLVLWRPIPGKARAVDEDRKPGPRDVKVLKFGRPGQRPEVKQLRVLGNQRLTSGGQIKRAKPKQTSVKKRQSD; translated from the coding sequence ATGCCCCAGATCGAACTGACCACCGCCGAACGGCGCGAACACCGCGCCGACGCGCACCACCTCCAGCCTGTCGTGCTCGTTGGCGCCGACGGCCTGACGCCCGCCGTGCGCAAGGAGATCGACGCTGCCTTGAACGCCCACGGGCTGATCAAGGTGCGCGTCTTCGGCGACGATCGGGCAGCGCGCGAGGCCATGTACCAGCAGCTGGCCGATGAACTGAACGCCGCGCCCATCCAGCACATCGGCAAGCTGCTGGTGCTGTGGCGCCCCATCCCGGGCAAGGCCCGCGCCGTGGACGAGGACCGCAAGCCCGGCCCGCGCGATGTGAAGGTGCTCAAGTTCGGCCGCCCCGGCCAGCGCCCCGAGGTCAAGCAGCTGCGCGTGCTGGGCAACCAGCGCCTGACCAGCGGCGGCCAGATCAAGCGCGCCAAGCCCAAGCAGACGTCCGTGAAGAAGCGCCAGAGCGACTGA
- a CDS encoding glycosyltransferase: MRAPAAPARHVICMKWGRKYGPEYVNRLYAMVRRHLSGDFHFVCLTDDAAGIRAEVQCLPLPPLDLPAGIPERGWNKLATFSADLHGLRGTALFLDVDVVVVGPLDDFFTQPGEFLIIHDYKRPWRITGNSSVYRFELGAHADVLEYFRSHVQEVRERFRNEQAYLSDVLHRQGKLAYWPQAWCPSFKYHGIPPWPTNYWKAPFVPPGARIVVFHGECNPPDALAGRRNRRFRHIQPAAWVAEHWHE; encoded by the coding sequence ATGCGCGCGCCCGCGGCGCCTGCGCGTCACGTCATCTGCATGAAATGGGGCCGCAAATACGGGCCCGAGTACGTCAACCGCCTGTACGCCATGGTGCGCCGGCATCTGAGCGGCGACTTCCACTTCGTCTGCCTGACCGACGACGCGGCCGGCATCCGGGCCGAGGTGCAGTGCCTGCCCCTGCCGCCTTTAGACCTGCCCGCGGGCATCCCCGAGCGCGGCTGGAACAAGCTGGCCACCTTCAGTGCCGACCTGCACGGCCTGCGCGGTACAGCGCTGTTTCTGGATGTGGATGTGGTGGTGGTGGGGCCGCTGGATGACTTCTTCACCCAGCCGGGCGAATTTCTCATCATCCACGACTACAAGCGGCCCTGGCGCATTACTGGCAACTCGTCGGTGTACCGCTTCGAGCTCGGCGCGCATGCCGACGTGCTGGAGTACTTCCGCAGCCATGTGCAGGAGGTGCGCGAGCGCTTTCGCAACGAGCAGGCCTACCTGTCGGACGTGCTGCACCGCCAGGGCAAGCTGGCGTATTGGCCGCAGGCGTGGTGCCCCAGCTTCAAGTACCACGGCATTCCGCCTTGGCCAACCAACTACTGGAAGGCGCCGTTCGTGCCGCCGGGCGCGCGCATCGTGGTCTTCCACGGCGAGTGCAACCCGCCGGACGCCCTGGCCGGGCGGCGCAACCGGCGCTTTCGCCACATCCAGCCAGCTGCCTGGGTGGCCGAGCACTGGCACGAATGA
- a CDS encoding DUF4149 domain-containing protein, producing the protein MYERVPLLAAALWWGSLSAIGFVAVPLLFAHLPTPALAGQMAARLFEAQTYISIAAGACLLVLSKRRHAEKPEDWAQAATVFIVLGMLLALLLQFGVAPRIVARQNLRLWHGAGSVMYGVQWLCALAVLLKVSARR; encoded by the coding sequence ATGTACGAGCGCGTGCCCCTGCTGGCCGCCGCCCTGTGGTGGGGGAGCCTGTCGGCGATCGGCTTCGTGGCCGTGCCGCTGCTGTTTGCCCACCTGCCCACGCCGGCCCTGGCCGGCCAGATGGCGGCCCGGCTGTTCGAGGCGCAGACTTACATTTCGATAGCGGCTGGCGCTTGTCTGCTGGTGCTTTCCAAGCGAAGACATGCTGAAAAGCCCGAGGATTGGGCGCAAGCAGCTACTGTTTTCATAGTGCTGGGCATGCTGCTGGCGCTGCTGCTGCAGTTCGGCGTGGCCCCGCGCATCGTGGCCCGGCAGAATCTGCGGCTGTGGCACGGCGCGGGCAGCGTGATGTACGGCGTGCAGTGGCTGTGTGCGCTGGCCGTGCTGCTCAAGGTGTCGGCGCGGCGCTGA
- the greA gene encoding transcription elongation factor GreA — MATIPITKRGAELLKAELQRLKTQDRPAVIAAIAEARAQGDLSENAEYEAAKDRQGFIEGRIIEVEGKLSAAQVIDPTQLDAGGRVVFGATVQLEDEDSGEPVTYQIVGEDEADLKLGLINVGSPIARALIGKEEGDTAEVQAPGGVRRYEIVAVRYA, encoded by the coding sequence ATGGCCACCATTCCCATCACCAAGCGTGGCGCTGAACTGCTCAAGGCCGAGCTGCAGCGCCTGAAGACCCAGGACCGCCCGGCCGTGATCGCTGCCATCGCCGAAGCCCGCGCCCAGGGCGACCTGAGCGAGAACGCCGAGTACGAAGCGGCCAAGGACCGCCAGGGCTTCATCGAAGGCCGCATCATCGAAGTCGAGGGCAAGCTCTCTGCCGCCCAAGTCATCGACCCCACGCAGCTGGACGCCGGTGGGCGCGTGGTCTTTGGCGCCACGGTGCAGCTGGAGGACGAGGACTCCGGCGAACCGGTGACCTATCAGATCGTCGGCGAGGACGAGGCCGACCTGAAACTCGGCCTGATCAACGTGGGCAGCCCGATCGCGCGCGCGCTGATCGGCAAGGAAGAGGGCGACACCGCCGAGGTGCAGGCCCCCGGCGGAGTGCGCCGCTACGAGATCGTGGCCGTGCGCTACGCCTGA
- the carB gene encoding carbamoyl-phosphate synthase large subunit, translated as MPKRTDLKSILIIGAGPIIIGQACEFDYSGVQACKALREEGYRVILINSNPATIMTDPATADVTYIEPITWQTVEKIIAKERPDAILPTMGGQTALNCALDLWKNGVLNKYRVELIGARPEAIDKAEDRLKFKDAMTRIGLESARSGIAHTMDEAWAVQKRLGFPTVIRPSFTLGGTGGGIAYNSEEFETIAKRGLEASPTSELLIEESLLGWKEFEMEVIRDRADNCIIVCSIENLDPMGVHTGDSITVAPAQTLTDKEYQIMRNASLAVLREIGVDTGGSNVQFAVNPADGRMIVIEMNPRVSRSSALASKATGFPIAKVAAKLAVGYTLDELKNEITGGATPASFEPTIDYVVTKIPRFAFEKFPTADSRMTTQMKSVGEVMAMGRTFQESFQKALRGLEVGVDGMNEKTQDRELLEKELGEPGPERIWYVGDAFAMGLSVDEVHDLTKIDKWFLVQIEQIVKIELDLDKLTEEKGEGALASLDAATLRELKRKGFSDRRLAKLLKTDEKAVREARRALNVRPVYKRVDTCAAEFPTNTAYLYSTYEDECEAAPTAKKKIMVLGGGPNRIGQGIEFDYCCVHAAMAMREDGYETIMVNCNPETVSTDYDTSDRLYFEPLTLEDVLEIVATEKPEGVIVQYGGQTPLKLALGLEREGVPIIGTSPDMIDAAEDRERFQKLLGELGLRQPPNATARTEAEAMEKAASLGYPLVVRPSYVLGGRAMEIVHEQRDLERYMREAVKVSNDSPVLLDHFLSNAIECDVDCVRDSTGAVFIGGVMEHIEQAGVHSGDSACSLPPYYLSPQTVAEIKRQTAAMAEGLNVVGLMNVQFAIQEDGEGADKRDVIYVLEVNPRASRTVPFVSKATGIQLAKVAARCMAGQTLAAQGVTKEVTPPYFSVKEAVFPFVKFPGVDTILGPEMKSTGEVMGVGKTFGEAFVKSQLGAGTRLPTSGKVFLTVKNADKPRAVTIARDLVAMGFELLATKGTAAAITEAGVPVQVVNKVTEGRPHIVDMIKNEEIAMVINTVEERRNAIADSRAIRTSSLAARVTTFTTIFGAEAAVEGMKFMDQLGVISIQEMHAQLPAA; from the coding sequence ATGCCAAAACGCACAGACCTCAAGAGCATCCTCATCATCGGCGCCGGCCCCATCATTATTGGCCAGGCGTGCGAGTTCGACTACTCCGGCGTGCAGGCCTGCAAGGCCCTGCGCGAGGAGGGCTACCGCGTCATCCTGATCAACAGCAACCCCGCGACGATCATGACCGACCCGGCCACCGCCGACGTCACCTACATCGAACCCATCACCTGGCAAACGGTCGAGAAGATCATTGCCAAGGAGCGCCCCGACGCCATCCTGCCCACCATGGGCGGCCAGACCGCGCTGAACTGCGCCCTGGACCTGTGGAAGAACGGCGTGCTGAACAAGTACCGCGTGGAGCTGATCGGCGCCAGGCCCGAGGCCATCGACAAGGCCGAAGACCGCCTGAAGTTCAAGGACGCGATGACGCGCATCGGCCTGGAGTCGGCGCGCTCGGGCATCGCCCACACCATGGACGAAGCCTGGGCCGTGCAAAAGCGCCTGGGCTTTCCCACCGTCATCCGTCCCAGCTTCACGCTGGGTGGCACGGGCGGCGGCATCGCCTACAACTCTGAGGAGTTCGAGACCATCGCCAAGCGCGGTCTGGAGGCCTCGCCCACCAGTGAGCTGCTGATCGAGGAGTCGCTCCTGGGCTGGAAAGAGTTCGAGATGGAGGTCATCCGCGACCGCGCGGACAACTGCATCATCGTCTGCTCCATCGAGAACCTGGACCCGATGGGCGTGCACACAGGCGACTCGATCACCGTCGCGCCGGCGCAGACGCTCACGGACAAGGAATACCAGATCATGCGCAACGCCAGCCTGGCGGTGCTGCGCGAGATCGGTGTGGACACCGGCGGCTCCAACGTGCAGTTCGCCGTCAACCCTGCCGACGGCCGCATGATCGTGATCGAGATGAACCCGCGTGTGTCGCGTTCGTCGGCACTGGCCTCCAAGGCCACGGGTTTCCCGATCGCCAAGGTCGCCGCCAAGCTGGCGGTGGGCTATACGCTCGATGAGCTGAAGAACGAGATCACCGGCGGCGCCACGCCCGCGAGCTTCGAGCCGACCATCGACTACGTGGTCACCAAGATCCCGCGCTTTGCGTTCGAGAAGTTCCCCACCGCCGACTCGCGCATGACCACGCAGATGAAGAGCGTGGGCGAGGTCATGGCCATGGGCCGCACCTTCCAGGAGTCTTTCCAGAAGGCCTTGCGCGGACTGGAAGTGGGCGTGGACGGCATGAACGAAAAGACCCAGGACCGCGAGTTGCTCGAGAAGGAACTGGGCGAGCCCGGCCCCGAGCGCATCTGGTACGTGGGCGACGCTTTTGCCATGGGCTTGTCGGTCGATGAGGTGCATGACCTGACAAAGATCGACAAGTGGTTCCTGGTGCAGATCGAGCAGATCGTGAAAATCGAACTGGATCTGGACAAGCTCACGGAAGAGAAGGGTGAGGGGGCGCTGGCCAGCCTGGACGCGGCCACGCTGCGCGAGCTCAAGCGCAAGGGCTTTTCCGACCGCCGCCTCGCCAAGCTGCTCAAGACCGACGAAAAAGCCGTGCGCGAGGCGCGCCGTGCGCTGAATGTGCGCCCCGTGTACAAGCGCGTGGACACCTGCGCGGCCGAGTTTCCCACCAACACCGCCTACCTGTACTCGACCTATGAGGACGAGTGCGAAGCCGCGCCCACGGCCAAGAAAAAGATCATGGTGCTGGGCGGCGGCCCCAACCGCATCGGCCAGGGCATCGAGTTCGACTACTGCTGCGTGCACGCGGCGATGGCCATGCGCGAGGACGGCTACGAGACCATCATGGTCAACTGCAACCCCGAGACGGTCTCCACCGACTACGACACCTCCGACCGCCTGTACTTCGAGCCGCTGACGCTGGAAGACGTGCTGGAGATCGTGGCCACCGAGAAACCCGAGGGTGTGATCGTCCAGTACGGCGGCCAGACGCCGCTCAAACTTGCGCTGGGCCTGGAGCGCGAAGGCGTGCCCATCATCGGCACCAGCCCTGACATGATCGACGCGGCCGAGGACCGCGAGCGCTTTCAGAAGCTGCTGGGCGAGCTGGGCCTGCGCCAGCCGCCCAACGCCACGGCGCGCACCGAAGCCGAGGCCATGGAAAAGGCCGCCAGCCTGGGCTACCCGCTGGTGGTGCGCCCCAGCTACGTGCTGGGCGGCCGCGCCATGGAGATCGTGCACGAGCAGCGCGACCTGGAGCGCTACATGCGCGAGGCCGTGAAGGTCTCCAACGACTCGCCCGTGCTGCTGGACCACTTCCTGTCCAACGCCATCGAGTGCGATGTGGACTGCGTGCGCGACAGCACCGGTGCCGTGTTCATCGGGGGCGTGATGGAGCACATCGAGCAGGCCGGGGTGCACTCGGGCGACTCCGCCTGCTCGCTGCCGCCGTACTACCTGTCGCCGCAGACGGTGGCCGAGATCAAGCGCCAGACGGCGGCCATGGCCGAAGGCCTGAACGTGGTCGGCCTGATGAACGTGCAGTTCGCCATTCAGGAAGACGGCGAAGGTGCGGACAAGCGTGATGTGATCTACGTGCTGGAAGTCAACCCCCGCGCCAGCCGCACCGTGCCCTTCGTCAGCAAGGCCACGGGCATCCAGCTGGCCAAGGTGGCGGCGCGCTGCATGGCCGGCCAGACGCTGGCCGCCCAGGGCGTCACCAAGGAGGTGACGCCGCCGTACTTCAGCGTCAAGGAAGCCGTCTTCCCGTTCGTGAAGTTCCCCGGCGTGGACACCATCCTCGGCCCCGAGATGAAGTCCACCGGCGAAGTGATGGGCGTGGGCAAGACCTTCGGCGAGGCCTTCGTCAAGAGCCAGCTGGGCGCCGGCACGCGCCTGCCCACTTCGGGCAAGGTGTTCCTGACCGTGAAGAACGCCGACAAGCCGCGCGCCGTCACCATTGCCCGCGACCTGGTGGCCATGGGCTTCGAGCTGCTGGCCACCAAGGGCACCGCCGCTGCCATCACCGAGGCCGGCGTGCCGGTGCAGGTGGTCAACAAAGTGACCGAGGGCCGCCCGCACATCGTGGACATGATCAAGAACGAGGAAATCGCCATGGTCATCAACACGGTGGAAGAGCGCCGCAACGCCATTGCCGACTCGCGCGCCATCCGCACCAGCTCGCTGGCCGCGCGCGTGACGACCTTCACCACCATCTTCGGCGCCGAGGCCGCGGTGGAGGGCATGAAGTTCATGGACCAGCTGGGCGTGATTTCCATCCAGGAGATGCACGCGCAGCTGCCGGCGGCCTGA
- the carA gene encoding glutamine-hydrolyzing carbamoyl-phosphate synthase small subunit — protein MLLSLKGTFPPAILALADGTVFIGNSIGAAGTTVGEVVFNTSMTGYQEILTDPSYCQQIVTLTYPHIGNYGVNPEDIESDKVQAAGLVIRDLPLIASNFRCTQTLSDYLAGSGTVAIADIDTRRLTRLLRDKGAQNGAIVGLAAGESVTQERIDAAVAAAKAAPSMKGLDLAKVVSTPKPYGWTQTEWELGRGYGTQGEAQFHVVAYDFGVKYSILRMLAERGCKLTVVPAQTPASEVLAMNPDGVFLSNGPGDPAACDYAVAAVRQIVDSGTPTFGICLGHQIMALAAGASTFKMDNSHHGGNHPVKDLDTGCVAITSQNHGFAVDMKTLPEHLRTTHVSLFDGTLQGFAHRDKPAFCFQGHPEASSGPQDVAHLFDRFTDLMHAARAGGKAA, from the coding sequence GTGCTTTTGTCTCTCAAGGGAACCTTCCCCCCCGCCATTCTGGCGCTTGCAGACGGCACGGTCTTTATCGGCAACTCGATCGGTGCCGCCGGCACCACTGTCGGAGAGGTGGTTTTCAACACCTCGATGACCGGCTACCAGGAAATCCTCACCGACCCCAGCTACTGCCAGCAGATCGTGACGCTCACGTATCCGCACATCGGCAACTACGGCGTCAACCCCGAGGACATCGAGTCCGACAAAGTCCAGGCCGCCGGCCTCGTCATCAGGGATTTGCCCCTGATCGCCAGCAATTTCCGCTGCACCCAGACCCTGTCCGACTACCTCGCCGGCAGCGGCACCGTTGCCATCGCCGACATCGACACGCGCCGCCTCACGCGCCTGCTGCGTGACAAGGGTGCGCAAAACGGCGCCATCGTCGGCCTGGCCGCCGGCGAATCGGTAACGCAGGAGCGCATCGACGCCGCCGTCGCCGCCGCCAAGGCAGCGCCCAGCATGAAGGGCCTGGACCTGGCCAAGGTCGTCAGCACGCCCAAACCCTACGGCTGGACCCAGACCGAATGGGAGCTGGGGCGCGGCTACGGCACCCAGGGCGAGGCGCAGTTCCATGTCGTGGCCTACGACTTCGGCGTGAAGTACAGCATCCTGCGCATGCTGGCCGAGCGCGGCTGCAAGCTCACCGTAGTGCCGGCGCAGACGCCTGCATCCGAGGTGTTGGCCATGAACCCCGATGGGGTGTTCCTGTCCAATGGCCCTGGCGACCCGGCCGCCTGCGACTATGCCGTCGCCGCCGTGCGCCAGATCGTGGACAGCGGCACGCCCACCTTCGGCATCTGCCTGGGCCACCAGATCATGGCGCTGGCCGCGGGCGCCAGCACCTTCAAGATGGACAACAGCCACCACGGCGGCAACCACCCCGTGAAGGACCTGGACACCGGCTGCGTGGCCATCACCAGCCAGAACCATGGCTTTGCGGTGGACATGAAGACCCTGCCCGAGCACCTGCGCACCACCCACGTCAGCCTGTTTGACGGCACGCTGCAGGGCTTTGCCCACCGCGACAAGCCGGCGTTCTGCTTCCAGGGCCACCCGGAGGCATCGTCGGGCCCGCAGGACGTGGCCCACCTGTTCGATCGCTTCACCGACCTGATGCACGCGGCCAGGGCCGGCGGCAAGGCGGCTTGA
- a CDS encoding RelA/SpoT family protein, with translation MKAGNTLPAIPAGGQEGVPQLIAATAQVPPEQVGSLERARLFAEPLLIGETLETGENTLAHAEGVCAILRNLGGSETMQAAAYLVYTSAHLNRPQEVIAKAFGDNLAELAVETTKLMRVQQQARNAQVSGQQVDALATQTENVRKMLLAFSRDLRVVMLRLASRLQTLRYHASAKRPVSPAMASEALQVFAPLANRLGIWQMKWELEDLAFRFLEPETYKEIARLLDEKRTEREHHMEQLRARVEAELRAHSISATVKGRPKHIYSIYKKMRGKSLNFDQVFDIRALRVVVPNVRDCYAALSWVHSQFNPIEAEFDDYIAKPKPNGYQSLHTVVRDEAGKAIEIQIRTQAMNDHAENGVAAHWAYKEAGTKGYAGVSASSEYDAKIAVLRQLLAWERDLSGAASSGLFEDRIYVLTPGAAVVELPQGATPLDFAYAVHTNLGHRCRGARVDGAMVPLNTALHNGQTVEISTVKEGRPSRDWLNPELGYLTSNRAKAKVRAWFNAQATHATVARGRELVEKLLQREGKTAVKLDDLAVQLGFKTADALFEVVGKDEFSLRSIELLLRPPAEPAALPELALKKPRTPDGSGKGGVLVVGVDSLMTQLAKCCRPAPPDPISGFVTRGKGVSVHRSDCSNFREMAARSAERVIEVQWGQPDAGPGLSSVYPVDVAVEASDRQGLLRDISDVFAREKTNVIGVQTQSVRGTAWMTFTVEISDAGRLNKVLSIVASVPGVRSARRR, from the coding sequence ATGAAGGCCGGCAACACCCTCCCCGCCATCCCCGCCGGTGGGCAGGAGGGCGTGCCCCAGCTCATTGCCGCCACCGCGCAGGTGCCGCCCGAGCAGGTGGGCTCGCTGGAGCGCGCGCGCCTGTTCGCCGAGCCGCTCCTGATCGGCGAGACGCTGGAGACGGGCGAGAACACGCTGGCGCACGCCGAAGGGGTCTGCGCCATCCTGCGCAACCTGGGCGGCTCCGAGACCATGCAGGCTGCGGCCTACCTGGTCTACACCAGCGCGCACCTGAACCGCCCGCAGGAAGTCATCGCCAAGGCCTTCGGCGACAACCTGGCCGAGCTGGCGGTGGAGACCACCAAGCTCATGCGCGTGCAGCAGCAGGCGCGCAACGCCCAGGTCAGCGGCCAGCAGGTGGACGCCCTGGCCACGCAGACGGAAAACGTGCGCAAGATGCTGCTGGCCTTCTCGCGAGACCTGCGCGTGGTCATGCTGCGCCTGGCCTCGCGCCTGCAGACGCTGCGCTACCACGCCTCGGCCAAGCGGCCGGTGTCGCCCGCCATGGCGAGCGAAGCGCTGCAGGTCTTCGCGCCGCTGGCCAACCGCCTGGGCATCTGGCAGATGAAGTGGGAGCTGGAGGACCTGGCTTTTCGCTTTTTGGAACCCGAGACCTACAAGGAAATCGCCCGGCTGCTGGACGAAAAGCGCACTGAACGCGAGCACCACATGGAGCAGCTGCGCGCGCGCGTGGAGGCCGAGCTGCGCGCGCACAGCATCAGCGCCACCGTCAAAGGCCGGCCCAAGCACATCTACAGCATCTACAAGAAGATGCGCGGCAAGTCGCTGAATTTCGACCAGGTGTTCGACATCCGCGCGCTGCGCGTGGTCGTGCCCAATGTGCGCGACTGCTACGCCGCCCTGAGCTGGGTGCACAGCCAGTTCAACCCCATCGAGGCCGAGTTCGACGACTACATCGCCAAGCCCAAACCCAACGGCTATCAGTCGCTGCACACCGTGGTGCGCGACGAAGCGGGCAAGGCCATCGAGATCCAGATCCGCACCCAGGCCATGAACGACCACGCCGAAAACGGCGTGGCCGCCCACTGGGCCTACAAGGAGGCGGGCACCAAGGGTTACGCGGGCGTGTCCGCCAGCAGCGAGTACGACGCGAAGATAGCCGTGCTGCGCCAGCTGCTGGCCTGGGAGCGCGACCTGTCCGGCGCCGCCAGCAGCGGACTGTTCGAGGACCGCATCTACGTGCTGACGCCGGGCGCCGCGGTGGTCGAGCTGCCCCAGGGCGCCACGCCGCTGGATTTCGCCTACGCCGTACACACCAACCTGGGCCACCGCTGCCGCGGCGCGCGTGTGGACGGGGCGATGGTGCCGCTCAACACCGCCCTGCACAACGGCCAGACGGTGGAGATCAGCACCGTCAAGGAAGGCAGGCCTTCGCGCGACTGGCTCAACCCCGAGCTGGGCTACCTGACCAGCAACCGGGCCAAGGCCAAGGTACGGGCCTGGTTCAACGCCCAGGCCACGCACGCCACCGTGGCACGCGGCCGCGAACTGGTGGAAAAGCTGCTGCAGCGCGAAGGCAAGACGGCCGTGAAGCTGGACGACCTGGCGGTGCAGCTGGGCTTCAAGACGGCCGATGCGCTGTTCGAGGTGGTGGGCAAGGACGAGTTCTCGCTGCGCAGCATCGAGCTGCTGCTGCGCCCGCCGGCCGAGCCGGCCGCGCTGCCGGAGCTGGCCCTCAAGAAGCCGCGCACGCCGGACGGCTCGGGCAAGGGCGGGGTGCTGGTGGTGGGCGTGGATTCGCTCATGACGCAGCTGGCCAAGTGCTGCCGACCCGCGCCGCCCGATCCCATCAGCGGCTTCGTCACGCGCGGCAAGGGCGTGAGCGTGCACAGGAGCGACTGCAGCAACTTCCGCGAAATGGCCGCGCGCAGCGCCGAGCGGGTGATCGAGGTGCAGTGGGGCCAGCCGGACGCGGGGCCGGGGCTGTCCAGCGTCTATCCGGTGGACGTGGCCGTGGAGGCTTCCGACCGCCAGGGGCTGCTGCGCGACATCTCCGACGTGTTTGCGCGCGAGAAGACCAACGTCATCGGCGTGCAGACCCAGTCCGTGCGCGGCACGGCCTGGATGACGTTCACGGTGGAGATTTCCGACGCCGGGCGGCTGAACAAGGTGCTGTCCATCGTGGCCTCGGTGCCCGGCGTGCGCTCGGCCCGGCGCCGCTGA
- a CDS encoding alpha/beta fold hydrolase, translated as MIEPRLKYVPCPGPAAARAPSSGAHRMAFWDWGGAAEPAAAGHVIVCVHGLSRQGRDFDTLARALAGQARVICPDVAGRGHSDWLADPAGYQIPQYAADMVALLAQLHAESPIHTLDWVGTSMGGLIGLVLAGQAGLPLPAPVRRLVLNDVGPALEPQALQRIGQYLGVAAHYSSPEQAADALWKDSQGFGPHTPKQWLQLSRPMLRPVPQGGFVLHYDPAIAVPFRAVTPQLAAAGEQLLWQLYDQVTARVLLLRGAQSDLLSPQTAQAMQQRGPRARLVQFDGVGHAPTLVDPAQVAVVQRFLLGEGGAGEP; from the coding sequence ATGATTGAACCTAGGCTGAAATACGTACCGTGCCCCGGCCCGGCCGCCGCCCGCGCGCCCTCCAGCGGAGCCCACCGCATGGCTTTCTGGGACTGGGGCGGCGCAGCAGAGCCTGCCGCGGCGGGCCATGTCATCGTCTGCGTGCATGGCCTGTCGCGCCAGGGGCGCGACTTCGATACGCTGGCGCGCGCTCTTGCCGGCCAGGCCCGGGTCATCTGCCCGGATGTGGCCGGCCGCGGGCATAGCGACTGGCTGGCCGACCCGGCCGGCTACCAAATCCCTCAGTACGCCGCAGACATGGTGGCCCTGCTGGCGCAGCTGCACGCCGAATCTCCCATCCACACGCTGGACTGGGTAGGTACCAGCATGGGCGGACTCATCGGCCTGGTGCTGGCAGGGCAGGCTGGCCTGCCACTGCCCGCACCCGTGCGCCGCCTGGTGCTCAACGACGTGGGCCCGGCGCTCGAGCCGCAGGCGCTGCAGCGCATCGGCCAGTACCTGGGGGTGGCGGCGCACTACAGTTCGCCTGAGCAGGCGGCCGATGCGCTGTGGAAGGATTCACAAGGCTTCGGCCCGCACACGCCCAAGCAATGGCTGCAGCTGTCGCGCCCCATGCTGCGCCCTGTGCCGCAGGGCGGCTTCGTGCTGCACTACGACCCCGCCATCGCCGTGCCTTTTCGCGCCGTGACGCCGCAGCTGGCCGCGGCCGGCGAGCAGCTGTTGTGGCAGCTGTATGACCAGGTCACGGCCCGGGTGCTGCTGCTGCGTGGTGCGCAGTCCGACCTGCTGTCACCGCAGACCGCCCAGGCCATGCAGCAGCGCGGCCCGCGCGCCCGGCTGGTGCAGTTTGACGGCGTGGGCCACGCGCCCACGCTGGTCGATCCCGCGCAGGTGGCGGTGGTGCAGCGGTTCCTGCTGGGCGAGGGTGGGGCGGGCGAGCCATGA
- a CDS encoding 3-hydroxybutyrate dehydrogenase, translating into MLNGKTALVTGSTSGIGLGIAQALARQGANIVLNGFGDVDGPRAQVLAAGEHAGVRVAYHGADMSRQGDIEDMLRYAASQFGRVDILVNNAGIQHVAPVQDFPPEKWDAIIAINLTSAFHTTRLALPGMLAAGWGRIINVASVHGLVGSAQKSAYVAAKHGIVGLTKVTALETAPTGVTCNAICPGWVLTPLVQKQVDAKAAEHGLSNDEAKKLLLGEKEPSMQFTTPEELGALAVFLCSAAGNNVRGVAWNMDGAWAAQ; encoded by the coding sequence ATGCTCAACGGCAAGACCGCCCTCGTCACCGGTTCCACCAGCGGTATCGGCTTAGGCATCGCCCAGGCGCTGGCGCGCCAGGGCGCCAACATCGTGCTCAACGGCTTCGGCGACGTGGACGGCCCCCGCGCCCAGGTGCTGGCTGCCGGCGAGCACGCCGGCGTGCGCGTGGCCTACCACGGTGCCGACATGAGCCGCCAGGGCGACATCGAGGACATGCTCAGGTACGCCGCCAGCCAATTCGGCCGTGTGGACATCCTGGTCAACAACGCCGGCATCCAGCACGTGGCCCCTGTGCAGGACTTCCCGCCCGAGAAGTGGGACGCCATCATCGCCATCAACCTGACCAGCGCCTTTCACACCACTCGGCTGGCGCTGCCGGGCATGCTGGCCGCGGGCTGGGGGCGCATCATCAACGTGGCCTCGGTGCACGGGCTGGTCGGCTCGGCGCAAAAGTCCGCCTACGTGGCGGCCAAGCACGGCATCGTCGGCCTGACCAAGGTCACGGCGCTGGAGACCGCCCCCACCGGCGTGACCTGCAACGCCATCTGCCCCGGCTGGGTGCTGACGCCGCTGGTGCAAAAGCAGGTGGATGCCAAGGCCGCCGAGCACGGCCTGTCCAACGACGAAGCCAAAAAGCTGCTGCTGGGCGAGAAGGAGCCCTCCATGCAGTTCACCACGCCCGAGGAGCTGGGCGCGCTGGCGGTGTTCTTGTGCTCGGCCGCCGGCAACAACGTGCGCGGCGTGGCCTGGAACATGGACGGCGCCTGGGCCGCCCAGTGA